A genomic region of Ursus arctos isolate Adak ecotype North America unplaced genomic scaffold, UrsArc2.0 scaffold_8, whole genome shotgun sequence contains the following coding sequences:
- the CHCHD5 gene encoding coiled-coil-helix-coiled-coil-helix domain-containing protein 5 isoform X1 translates to MQAALEVTARYCGRELEQYGQCVAAKPESWQRDCHHLKMSIAQCTSSHPIIRQIRQACAEPFEAFEECLRQNEAAVGNCAEHVRRFLQCAEQVQPTVEAKPLPAS, encoded by the exons GCAGGCGGCCCTGGAGGTCACTGCTCGCTACTGTGGCCGGGAGCTGGAACAATATGGCCAGTGTGTGGCGGCCAAGCCTGAGTCATGGCAGCGGGACTGTCACCACCTTAAGATGAGTATTGCTCAATGCACGTCCTCCCA CCCAATCATCCGTCAGATCCGCCAGGCCTGTGCTGAGCCTTTTGAGGCCTTCGAGGAGTGTCTTCGACAGAATGAGGCAGCCGTGGGCAACTGTGCAGAGCATGTGCGCCGCTTCCTGCAGTGTGCCGAGCAGGTGCAGCCAACTGTGGAG